The following coding sequences lie in one Miscanthus floridulus cultivar M001 chromosome 9, ASM1932011v1, whole genome shotgun sequence genomic window:
- the LOC136480928 gene encoding probable E3 ubiquitin-protein ligase ARI8, which yields MGDADNDDGSDDCGGYEYDEDMADGEDDYAFEDTCDYDEVETTEVNADDGEEKEQRYVVLTKVAEILSIPPGFAAVLLRHFKWSTARVQEEWFSDDGRVRAATGLPAEGGLPVPTAVSRAELPCAICFVEHPAGEMRSAGCAHYYCGECWRAYIRAAVDDGAQCPDPSCPAAVVQELVDVAADAKDRERYARFTLRSFVDEGSGAGGGRIKWCRGAGCTRAVEFLGAAGDAADVLCACRHGFCWSCGEEAHRPVSCDTVRAWLDKNASYTETSNWVLANTKHCPRCRLPIEKNQGCMHMTRPPPCAHKFCWVCLDPWDDHTGCGGFRQEENAAADGSIGGQEERTTRRRRQSQSQAAMDMDRYVYHYERWAANYSSLENVFKDMAELESSGVERIAAVAGQPAASFAFLGKAYEQIAHGRRVLKWAYAYGYYLDPARDAAMRCLFEDLLDQANSWLERLHDAAELERRELFCSDAEPAVVRDLLKYYKDKVESYTAATRTFLRNLVKAFETTDLPEFKSLN from the coding sequence ATGGGGGATGCTGACAACGATGACGGCAGCGACGACTGCGGAGGGTACGAGTACGACGaagacatggccgacggcgaggacGACTACGCGTTCGAGGACACCTGCGACTACGACGAGGTAGAAACCACGGAAGTGAACGCCGACGACGGCGAGGAGAAGGAGCAGAGGTACGTCGTCCTCACCAAGGTCGCCGAGATCCTGTCCATCCCTCCGGGCTTCGCGGCCGTCCTGCTGCGCCACTTCAAGTGGAGCACGGCGCGCGTCCAGGAGGAGTGGTTCTCGGACGACGGCCGCGTCCGCGCCGCCACCGGCCTGCCGGCGGAAGGCGGCCTCCCCGTGCCGACGGCGGTCAGCCGGGCCGAGTTGCCCTGCGCCATCTGCTTCGTGGAGCACCCCGCCGGGGAGATGAGGTCGGCGGGGTGCGCCCACTACTACTGTGGCGAGTGCTGGCGAGCCTACATCCGcgcggcggtggacgacggcgcgCAGTGCCCGGACCCGTCCTgccccgccgccgtcgtccaGGAGCTCGTCGACGTGGCCGCCGACGCCAAAGACAGGGAGCGGTACGCGCGGTTCACGCTCCGGTCGTTCGTGGACGAGGGCAGCGGCGCCGGCGGTGGGAGGATCAAGTGGTGCCGTGGCGCTGGGTGCACGCGCGCCGTGGAGTTCCTCGGCGCCGCGGGGGACGCGGCGGACGTGCTCTGCGCGTGCAGGCACGGCTTCTGCTGGAGCTGCGGCGAGGAGGCGCACCGGCCCGTGTCGTGCGACACGGTGCGCGCGTGGCTGGACAAGAACGCCTCCTACACGGAGACGTCCAACTGGGTGCTGGCAAACACGAAGCACTGCCCCAGGTGCCGGCTGCCCATCGAGAAGAACCAGGGATGCATGCACATGACGCGCCCTCCCCCGTGCGCCCACAAGTTCTGCTGGGTCTGCCTCGACCCCTGGGACGACCACACCGGCTGCGGAGGCTTCCGGCAGGAAGAGAACGCCGCCGCCGACGGCAGCATTGGCGGGCAGGAGGAACGGacgacgaggcggcggcggcagagccAGAGCCAGGCGGCCATGGACATGGACAGGTACGTGTACCACTACGAGCGGTGGGCGGCCAACTACTCGTCGCTGGAGAACGTGTTCAAGGACATGGCCGAGCTGGAGAGCTCCGGGGTCGAGAGGATCGCGGCCGTGGCGGGGCAGCCAGCGGCGAGCTTCGCGTTCCTGGGCAAGGCGTACGAGCAGATCGCCCACGGCCGGCGGGTGCTCAAGTGGGCGTACGCGTACGGCTACTACCTGGACCCGGCGCGCGACGCCGCCATGCGCTGCCTGTTCGAGGACCTGCTGGACCAGGCCAACTCGTGGCTGGAGCGCCTGCACGACGCGGCCGAGCTGGAGAGGAGGGAGCTCTTCTGCTCCGACGCCGAGCCCGCCGTCGTCAGAGACCTGCTCAAGTACTACAAGGACAAGGTCGAGAGCTACACGGCGGCGACGCGGACGTTCTTGAGGAACCTCGTCAAAGCGTTCGAGACCACGGACCTGCCGGAGTTCAAGTCACTGAACTAG